The Faecalibaculum rodentium genome segment CTCACTGACTGTGACTTTTTCCTTCTGGATGATATTCAGAATCTTCGGCGATCAAGCAGTCAGGAAATATTTTTCACTGTTTACAACGAACTGATCTCTCAAAATACGCAGGTCATGATGACATCGGATATTCATCCGCAGGATTTGTCCGGCCTTCAGGCCCGCCTCATATCCAGATTCACATCCGGGCTGACTGTTTCCATCAGCCGGCCGGAATTCGATACCAGCCGCGCCATTCTGAGAAAACGGATCGAGGGAAAAGAAGAGCAGATCAGGATACAGGATGATGTCATTGACTATCTGGCCAGCACTTTTTCCAATGATGTGAGAAACCTGGAAGGTTCGCTCAACCGTCTGATATTTTCCGCCACTCTCGAAAATCCCGAGGTCATCGATACGGCGTTTGCCAAAGCCGTTCTGGTCAATGAACCAATAGTGGATAGACAGAAGGAACTGACTCTGCACAAGATCGAAAAGGCTGTGACAAATTTCTATGGACTGACCTGCTCTGATCTCGAGGGAAAATCCAGGCAGAAAGCCATCGTGAATGCCCGTCATATCTGTGTGTATCTGGCCAGGGAACTTCTTCACACTTCCTATTCTCAGATTGGTCAGCAGCTCGGTGGACGGGATCACAAGACAATCGCAAGCTCCTACGAGCGGGCAGAAAAACTGATACGACAGGATCAGGCGTTTTCACTTGCTGTAACCAGGATCCAGGAATCTCTCCAGTGAATCCCCGGGGTTATCCCCCGACAAAATGACCGAAAGACGCCTCAGAATGCAGGGTTGACCGGTTTTTCCCCTGTTTTCCCCCGCCTTATTGTTATGACTTAAGAAAAATGTAATCTGCAACAACCGCAGAAACTGCTTTTCCTATTGCAATTTTTTTGTGTTAAGATTATCGGCGAACGAGAAAAACGCACTCGAAAAACAGCGTCTTACATAGATCCGGAGGAAAGTATGAAATTCAGCATTGACCGAAGATATCTGCAGGATAAACTGTCCACTGCAGCCCGGGCTGTCAGCCCTTTTTCTCCATTGCCTGCTCTTTCAGGAATCCTGATCGATGTCAGGGAGGACCGGATTGTATTTACCGGAAGCGACTCAAATGTCGCCATTCAGACTGCCATTACACCTGGAGAAATGAACCGGCTGCAAATCGAATCCACAGGCTCTGTCTGCGTGGAATCAAAATACATTCTGGACATTGTCCGAAAACTGGACTGCGATACAGTCGGCATGGAACTGATGGACTACACTCTTGTCAGACTGACAACCGAGAACGGCACCTTCAACATCAACAGTTCATCGGCCGACGAATACCCTTTTATCGATTTTTCGAGGCCGCAGGGACATTTTGTGCTCTCTCCGGATGAATTCCGACAAATTGTCTCAAGTACGGCCTTTGCCTGCTCCGACAAGGACAGTCGTCCTGTTTTATCCGGAGTCAATTTCCGGATTGCGGGAAATGAGCTGCACTGCAGTGGAACAGACACCTATCGTCTGGCCCGTAAAACCCTGCAGCTGAATCAGGATCAGACATTTGACATTACAATTTCAGCCAGGACATTGAATGAGGTCATGAAGTCTTTGTCTGATTCAGATTCCATCGACATATTTGCGGACAGGAGAAAAATACAGTTTGTCTTCGGCAAAACCATCATTCAGTCACGGCTTCTGGATGGAACCTTCCCTCCTGTGGACCGGATCATTCCGACAGAATTTGTAAGCCGCCTGACAGTTGATACACAGGAACTTTTCCGGGCAATCGACCGTACCAACTTCATGAAAAACGACAATGTGCATCTCATCAAGCTGGACTGCAGTGAACAGGCTGTAAGGATAAAGGTCCGGGCTGCAGAAATCGGAAATTCAGATGAACGTCTGAAAAACGCAAGCTGGACCGGTGAACCCATGAGTGTGACCCTGAACGGAAGTTATGTTCTGGATGCCCTGAAGGCTTTGAAGGGGGAGCAGACGGAATTTGCATTTTCAGGGCAGCTCAAGCCCATTCGGATCATGGATACAAAAGATGCCAGCACGTTGATGGTGGTGGTTCCGGTTCGTTCTTTTGACTGAAGGAAAAACAATCATCCAAAATGACAGAGAATTCCGCATTCTCTGCTTTTTTTTATGCTGGATAGCGATTATACTTGTAAATTCTTATTCCATCATGGTAAAATGTATCATTTTATAGTATAATACACTACGATGAGGTGAATTTATGCTGATAGAACTACAAGACGAGTACATCACCCTGTCTCAGCTTCTGAAAGTGTGTAACATCGTTTCCAGCGGTGGAGAAGCCAAGGCTTATCTGACACAGGAAACCGTTCTGGTGAACGGCGAGAAGGATGACAGACGCGGACGGAAAATCAGATCCGGTGATACCGTGGAGACAGGCGGAAAAATCATTCATATCCAATGAATCTTCTGGAACTTCATCTGCATCAGTTCCGCAGTTACCATGAATCGGTGTTCCGGTTTGAACCAGGTGCCATCCACATTCTCGAAGGAGCCAATGCGCAGGGAAAAACGAATATCATTGAAGCCATTGCCTATATTTCAAATCTCAGGTCTTTCAGAACCCGAAATCTGCGTGATCTGACTGAACATGGGCAGCCATCCTTTTCCATTGATGCTGTCTGTGAACATGGAGGAATCAGGGAACCCTTGCGGATTCATCACGAAGCCGGAAAAAAGAAGCTGTTCCGCTTCGGCAATCCGGTTGCTTCCTTTTCCAGGTTCGTCGGTACTTTGAACGCGGTTCTGTTTTCTCCCGATGACATGATGTTTTTTTCCGGAGCACCGGTTCTTCGAAGAAGGTTCATGGATACCGAACTGGTCAAACTTTCTCAAAGTTATACTTCTGCTCTGCGGACGACGCAGAAACTCCTGAAAAACAGGAATGCACTGCTGAAAAAAAAACAGCCCGAACCATTCCTGCTGGAGACAGTTACAGAGCAGCTTGTGGATACGCAGGGAACGGTGATCCGTCAAAGGCAGGGATTCGTCAACCGGCTGAATGAAAGACTCCGGGAATTTTATCCTGTGTTTTCCGGAGGGACAGAACATCTCAAAATTCAGTATAGGACCTTTGTGGATACGGAACGAAATCTCGAAACACAGATGAAAGATCTGTACCGGAAAACCAGAGAACGGGATCTGCGCTTTTCTGTCACAGGAGACGGTATACATAAGGATGATCTTGTTTTTCTGCTGAATGGCTATCCGATGTCTGCCGTCGGAAGCCAGGGCCAGAAGCGGTCAGCTCTGCTGGCCCTCAAGCTTTCGCTGTGCAGCATCATTCAGGAAAAAACCGGCCAGTATCCGGTTTTCCTGCTGGATGATGTGTTCAGTGAACTGGATCCGGTGCGGAGACAGAAACTGATCGATCTTATCCCTCAGAATATGCAGGTTTTTATTACTGCAGCCGAACCGGTTCAGGCAGATTTTGGAAACCGGATGGTCTGCGTGCATCATATCAAAAAGGAAATCAACGGAAAGGACAAACAGAATGAGTCACAGTGAAGAAAAGAAACGGTTCGAGGAACTGGAAAACGAAGCGACTTTTGTTGACCACTCCTATACCGCAGACGATATACAGGTTCTTGACGGACTGGAAGCTGTCAGAATGCGCCCCGGCATGTACATCGGATCCACCAGCTCGAGAGGTCTTCACCATCTAGTATGGGAAATCGTGGACAATGGCATAGACGAAGCCCTGGCCGGATATGCCAGTCAGATCGATGTGGTGATAGAAGAAGGCAATGTGATTTCTGTCAGGGACAATGGCCGGGGAATGCCTGTGGGAATTCATGAAAAAACAGGTTTGAGCGCTGTTGAAACCATCATGACAGTACTGCACGCCGGCGGAAAGTTCGGTGGAGGTGCATACAAGGTCTCCGGAGGTCTGCATGGAGTGGGCGCTTCAGTGGTGAATGCTCTTTCCGAGTGGATGGAAGTGACAATTTTTCAGGGTGGAAAAGAGTATTTCATCCGGTTTGAGAATGGAGGCCATACCGTGGCGCCACTCAGACAGACCGGGGCCACAGAGGAAACCGGAACTCTTGTTAGGTTCAAGGCCGATCCTGCCATATTCACAGAAACGACAGTCTATGATTTCGAGCAGCTGAATACACGCCTCAGGCAGCTTGCATTCCTGAACAAAGACATACGGCTGACACTGACTGACCAGAGGTGTGACCCCCCTGTCAAACATGATTACAAGTATGAGGGCGGTATCATCGAATATGTATCCTTTTTGAACAAAGGAAAAAAAGTGGTATCCGAGCCCGTGATTTATGTTGAAGGCCTGCAGGATGGAATCTTTGCAGAAGCAGCCCTGCAGTACAATGACGGGTACCAGACACAGATCTACTCATTCGCAAACAACATTCACACCCATGAAGGCGGTTTCCATGAAGACGGATTCCGGATGGCCCTGACCCGTGTGATCAACAAGTATGCCAGGGACAACAAAATGATCAAAGCCGACGAAAGTCTGACCCAGGATGATGTAAAGGAAGGGCTGGTTGCGATTGTATCCATCAAGCATCCGGATCCTCAGTTTGAAGGACAGACCAAAACCAAGCTGGGCAATTCGGAAGTCCGGAAAATTGTGTCAGGCATTGTCGGGGAGAAAGTCACCCGGTTCTTCATGGAAAATCCCGCAGCAGCCAAAACCATCGTG includes the following:
- the dnaA gene encoding chromosomal replication initiator protein DnaA is translated as MNSPDLDQIWQHILESVRSQGEIDPVTCRDWISRTRLIYLDPQTARVYCPSRITQSILRQEQALFETLLCEQTGTPVSLQLTDRVEQQTEPAPSFPSTPPATPSVPLLQARFNPEYTFDSFVEGTSNKEAYAAVYNSCIQTGIRAFNPIMIYGNSGLGKTHLLHAAGNWLRLNRPEDKVIYMDANTFVDLLIEAMKSKTVDSVKSRLTDCDFFLLDDIQNLRRSSSQEIFFTVYNELISQNTQVMMTSDIHPQDLSGLQARLISRFTSGLTVSISRPEFDTSRAILRKRIEGKEEQIRIQDDVIDYLASTFSNDVRNLEGSLNRLIFSATLENPEVIDTAFAKAVLVNEPIVDRQKELTLHKIEKAVTNFYGLTCSDLEGKSRQKAIVNARHICVYLARELLHTSYSQIGQQLGGRDHKTIASSYERAEKLIRQDQAFSLAVTRIQESLQ
- the dnaN gene encoding DNA polymerase III subunit beta; its protein translation is MKFSIDRRYLQDKLSTAARAVSPFSPLPALSGILIDVREDRIVFTGSDSNVAIQTAITPGEMNRLQIESTGSVCVESKYILDIVRKLDCDTVGMELMDYTLVRLTTENGTFNINSSSADEYPFIDFSRPQGHFVLSPDEFRQIVSSTAFACSDKDSRPVLSGVNFRIAGNELHCSGTDTYRLARKTLQLNQDQTFDITISARTLNEVMKSLSDSDSIDIFADRRKIQFVFGKTIIQSRLLDGTFPPVDRIIPTEFVSRLTVDTQELFRAIDRTNFMKNDNVHLIKLDCSEQAVRIKVRAAEIGNSDERLKNASWTGEPMSVTLNGSYVLDALKALKGEQTEFAFSGQLKPIRIMDTKDASTLMVVVPVRSFD
- the yaaA gene encoding S4 domain-containing protein YaaA, with the translated sequence MLIELQDEYITLSQLLKVCNIVSSGGEAKAYLTQETVLVNGEKDDRRGRKIRSGDTVETGGKIIHIQ
- the recF gene encoding DNA replication/repair protein RecF (All proteins in this family for which functions are known are DNA-binding proteins that assist the filamentation of RecA onto DNA for the initiation of recombination or recombinational repair.); the protein is MNLLELHLHQFRSYHESVFRFEPGAIHILEGANAQGKTNIIEAIAYISNLRSFRTRNLRDLTEHGQPSFSIDAVCEHGGIREPLRIHHEAGKKKLFRFGNPVASFSRFVGTLNAVLFSPDDMMFFSGAPVLRRRFMDTELVKLSQSYTSALRTTQKLLKNRNALLKKKQPEPFLLETVTEQLVDTQGTVIRQRQGFVNRLNERLREFYPVFSGGTEHLKIQYRTFVDTERNLETQMKDLYRKTRERDLRFSVTGDGIHKDDLVFLLNGYPMSAVGSQGQKRSALLALKLSLCSIIQEKTGQYPVFLLDDVFSELDPVRRQKLIDLIPQNMQVFITAAEPVQADFGNRMVCVHHIKKEINGKDKQNESQ
- the gyrB gene encoding DNA topoisomerase (ATP-hydrolyzing) subunit B, giving the protein MSHSEEKKRFEELENEATFVDHSYTADDIQVLDGLEAVRMRPGMYIGSTSSRGLHHLVWEIVDNGIDEALAGYASQIDVVIEEGNVISVRDNGRGMPVGIHEKTGLSAVETIMTVLHAGGKFGGGAYKVSGGLHGVGASVVNALSEWMEVTIFQGGKEYFIRFENGGHTVAPLRQTGATEETGTLVRFKADPAIFTETTVYDFEQLNTRLRQLAFLNKDIRLTLTDQRCDPPVKHDYKYEGGIIEYVSFLNKGKKVVSEPVIYVEGLQDGIFAEAALQYNDGYQTQIYSFANNIHTHEGGFHEDGFRMALTRVINKYARDNKMIKADESLTQDDVKEGLVAIVSIKHPDPQFEGQTKTKLGNSEVRKIVSGIVGEKVTRFFMENPAAAKTIVEKAMVASKARVAARKARELTRRKSALDGITSLPGKLTDCSSKDAEECEIFIVEGNSAGGSAKQGRDAKTQAVLPLRGKILNVEKARIGRIFENAEIRSMITAFGCGVQDDVDVSKLRYHKIIIMTDADVDGSHIQTLMLTFLYRFMRPVIEGGYVYIAQPPLFKVQKGKKVAYAYKDAEMAPILSEFGDGVKIQRYKGLGEMDAEQLWETTMDPEQRILKKVSINDAMDADSVFSMLMGDDVDPRREFIQENAVYANLDY